Proteins found in one Herbiconiux sp. A18JL235 genomic segment:
- a CDS encoding sensor histidine kinase, which produces MSAGNGDRETERRSRFDRAVFQSQLLLAAALLLLVCAAYIFQPSAVLDVRFFGGVAVVFVLTGAAALVPWSSIPRAWAAALPVVDIFAIMLVREGNLQLGTGLLLVFPVIWLSSYFGLTGAVVSVLTSALLIWLSAVIGDVPVSVANLGSLLVLPVTLAFIATTTLATSSRTAAQRGLLRQQADLLEVALRRARRQEQTLDEVLNAVTFGVVAFGKDGKQTIVNRAHRNYQTEFGLPETSIEHPVMYRPDRVTPYDENERPFGRATRGERFDDMVVWLGEPGEHRIALSVSSRPLTAPDGEPDGGVMISRDVTSEINAIRARDDLVASVSHELRTPLTSILGYLELALDDETLDPSTRSMLEVASANSDRLLALVADLLTAASEKEQQIVMSFSQCDLAEIVAQAIQGQTIAAGERGIEIVNRVAGPVILDADGFRLRQVVDNLLSNAIKYNVEDGRVDVSVSADAGSIDLVVSDTGIGLTDLEQSKLFERYFRAEGVRQSTIHGSGLGLTISRDIIRRHGGDLTVSSAIGVGTTFTATLPRAR; this is translated from the coding sequence ATGAGTGCGGGGAACGGGGACAGGGAGACGGAGCGCCGTTCCCGGTTCGACCGTGCCGTGTTCCAGTCGCAGCTCCTTCTCGCGGCGGCCCTGCTGCTGCTCGTCTGCGCCGCCTACATCTTCCAGCCCTCCGCGGTGCTCGACGTGCGGTTCTTCGGCGGGGTCGCCGTCGTCTTCGTGCTCACCGGCGCCGCAGCGCTCGTGCCGTGGTCGAGCATCCCGCGCGCCTGGGCCGCCGCACTGCCGGTCGTCGACATCTTCGCCATCATGCTCGTGCGCGAGGGCAACCTGCAGCTCGGCACCGGCCTGCTGCTCGTGTTCCCGGTGATCTGGCTGTCGAGCTACTTCGGGCTGACCGGCGCCGTGGTCAGTGTGCTCACCTCCGCCCTGCTCATCTGGCTGAGCGCGGTGATCGGCGACGTGCCCGTCAGCGTCGCCAACCTCGGCTCCCTGCTGGTGCTGCCCGTCACCCTCGCCTTCATCGCCACGACCACGCTCGCAACCTCGAGTCGCACAGCTGCCCAGAGGGGCCTGCTGCGCCAGCAGGCCGACCTCCTCGAGGTCGCCCTGCGCCGGGCGCGGCGACAGGAGCAGACGCTCGACGAGGTGCTGAACGCCGTGACCTTCGGTGTCGTCGCCTTCGGCAAAGACGGCAAGCAGACCATCGTCAACCGTGCCCACCGCAACTATCAGACCGAGTTCGGGCTCCCCGAGACCAGCATCGAGCATCCGGTGATGTACCGCCCCGATCGCGTCACCCCCTACGACGAGAACGAGCGGCCGTTCGGGCGGGCCACCCGCGGCGAGCGCTTCGACGACATGGTGGTGTGGCTCGGCGAGCCGGGCGAGCACCGCATCGCGCTCTCGGTCAGCTCGCGACCGCTCACGGCCCCCGACGGCGAGCCCGACGGTGGTGTGATGATCTCCCGCGACGTCACCAGCGAGATCAACGCCATCAGGGCCCGTGACGACCTGGTGGCCTCGGTCTCGCACGAGCTGCGCACTCCCCTCACCTCCATCCTCGGCTACCTCGAACTCGCCCTCGACGACGAGACCCTCGACCCGTCGACGCGGTCGATGCTCGAGGTGGCCTCGGCCAATTCCGACCGTCTGCTCGCCCTCGTCGCCGACCTGCTCACGGCTGCCAGCGAGAAGGAGCAGCAGATCGTCATGTCGTTCAGCCAGTGCGACCTCGCCGAGATCGTCGCCCAGGCCATCCAGGGTCAGACCATCGCGGCGGGCGAGCGCGGCATCGAGATCGTCAACCGCGTGGCGGGGCCGGTGATCCTCGACGCCGACGGCTTCCGCCTGCGCCAGGTCGTCGACAACCTGCTCTCGAACGCCATCAAGTACAACGTCGAAGACGGCAGGGTCGACGTGTCGGTCAGCGCCGACGCCGGCAGCATCGACCTGGTGGTGAGCGACACCGGCATCGGCCTGACCGACCTGGAGCAGTCGAAGCTGTTCGAACGGTATTTCCGGGCAGAGGGCGTGCGGCAGTCGACGATCCACGGCTCCGGGCTTGGGCTCACCATCAGCCGCGACATCATTCGGCGCCACGGCGGCGACCTCACGGTGTCGAGCGCGATCGGCGTCGGAACGACGTTCACGGCGACTCTTCCCCGCGCGCGATAA
- a CDS encoding sensor histidine kinase, whose translation MTLQIAADVDGVVTSRALARAGVWLSSVFLAATVVLTALFIPITGRWELSLAIVGLLVTAAGVIAALLTRSFVRALVYTIAGCAGLYVYALLATGVTVSLSPHPPSSDYVLLSMPELAVLVVGVAARSLAKSIVLGSVAFVAGPGFVQLAAWQQGMTLAVDVPVVAAYVALGLLVSALWLGRRDAARGTVMMSDAALAEERDVAMGRFTARASTWLHDTVLVDLRALADGSPGPIPPEQMQAIDRDLANLADVRVILEGQRPAGSLRKLAKVPLLVGLVRAAEQKGLAVRVTGDIDAVNALSVSVGRAVERAVAECLDNVTAHSGVVEAEIAVMSSPPELSIMVSDAGVGFDVDAADDHTVGLRMTVVDTIVEVGGSVQIWSRPGAGTAVFVTVPGGAA comes from the coding sequence ATGACGTTGCAGATCGCCGCCGACGTCGACGGCGTCGTCACGAGCCGCGCTCTCGCTCGAGCGGGTGTCTGGCTGTCGTCGGTCTTCCTCGCGGCAACGGTGGTGCTCACCGCCCTGTTCATCCCGATCACCGGCCGCTGGGAGCTCTCACTGGCCATCGTCGGCCTGCTGGTGACCGCCGCCGGAGTGATCGCGGCCCTTCTCACGCGCTCCTTCGTGCGGGCACTCGTCTACACGATCGCGGGCTGCGCCGGCCTCTACGTCTACGCGCTCCTCGCCACAGGGGTGACCGTCAGCCTGTCTCCGCATCCGCCGTCGAGCGACTACGTGCTGCTGTCGATGCCCGAGCTCGCGGTGCTCGTCGTGGGGGTCGCCGCCCGGTCTCTCGCGAAGTCGATCGTGCTGGGGAGCGTCGCCTTCGTCGCCGGGCCGGGCTTCGTGCAGCTCGCGGCCTGGCAGCAGGGCATGACCCTTGCCGTCGACGTGCCGGTGGTGGCGGCCTACGTGGCCCTCGGCCTCCTCGTCAGTGCCCTGTGGCTCGGCCGGCGCGACGCGGCTCGCGGCACCGTGATGATGTCGGATGCGGCGCTCGCCGAGGAGCGCGACGTCGCGATGGGCCGCTTCACCGCCCGGGCCTCGACGTGGCTTCACGACACCGTGCTCGTCGACCTCCGGGCGCTCGCCGACGGCTCGCCCGGCCCAATCCCGCCGGAGCAGATGCAGGCGATCGATCGCGATCTCGCGAACCTCGCCGACGTGCGGGTGATCCTCGAGGGCCAGCGCCCGGCCGGGTCGTTGCGCAAGCTCGCGAAGGTGCCGCTGCTCGTGGGTCTGGTGAGGGCCGCCGAGCAGAAAGGTCTGGCCGTGCGGGTCACGGGCGACATCGACGCCGTCAACGCCCTCAGCGTCTCGGTGGGGCGTGCCGTCGAGCGGGCCGTTGCCGAGTGCCTCGACAACGTGACGGCGCACTCGGGGGTCGTGGAGGCGGAGATCGCCGTGATGTCGAGCCCGCCGGAGCTGAGCATCATGGTGTCGGATGCGGGGGTCGGCTTCGACGTCGACGCCGCCGACGACCACACGGTGGGCCTGCGCATGACCGTCGTCGACACCATCGTCGAAGTCGGGGGCTCCGTGCAGATCTGGTCGCGGCCGGGGGCAGGCACCGCCGTCTTCGTCACGGTGCCCGGGGGTGCCGCATGA
- a CDS encoding GGDEF domain-containing protein, whose protein sequence is MTLDLDTLIVTSGLIIVLCGITFILNTAMRRNDASGRLWSISFIAAMLTALSFSVWSISDQLWWVLAVGNTAHVISIGSIWAGARVFNGRPSLIWVVLLGGGVVALFTAIEGPAGGEWTGSAALFAGVAVFAGLGGAETMRSRMRRNLNARVMSFALWIVCAYYVARTGIFVSLGPESSTFQQYFSSELTSVLTIVVVLLGTISMSILQAERSGARALGDVTVGVHSVVGVLSAAPFMQQWADWVERASFHGDRLAMIAMDVDNLPQMNTAFGRTFGDTAIRSVAQIVRHHAPTTALLGHTGAGRFVIVVVTQSAVDAEQLAIRLQTALVDEPIDPQQSLRATASFGVVDTEGYGYGLPVLRRALDDATHAAREAGGNSIVVGRGVTQAGS, encoded by the coding sequence ATGACACTCGACCTCGACACCCTCATCGTCACCAGCGGTCTCATCATCGTCCTCTGCGGCATCACCTTCATCCTCAACACCGCGATGCGGCGGAACGACGCCTCCGGTCGTCTCTGGAGCATCTCCTTCATCGCAGCCATGCTCACCGCCCTGTCGTTCTCGGTCTGGAGCATCTCCGACCAGTTGTGGTGGGTGCTCGCGGTCGGCAACACGGCGCACGTCATCTCGATCGGATCCATCTGGGCGGGGGCGCGCGTGTTCAACGGCCGGCCGTCGCTCATCTGGGTGGTTCTCCTGGGCGGTGGGGTCGTCGCGCTGTTCACGGCGATCGAAGGCCCCGCCGGGGGCGAGTGGACGGGCTCGGCTGCACTGTTCGCGGGGGTCGCGGTGTTCGCGGGCCTCGGCGGTGCGGAGACCATGCGCTCCCGCATGCGGCGCAACCTGAACGCGCGAGTCATGAGCTTCGCCCTCTGGATCGTCTGCGCCTATTACGTCGCCCGCACCGGCATCTTCGTGAGCCTGGGCCCCGAGAGCTCGACCTTCCAGCAGTACTTCAGCTCGGAGCTCACCTCCGTCCTCACCATCGTCGTCGTGCTGCTAGGCACCATCTCGATGTCGATCCTGCAGGCGGAGCGCTCGGGCGCACGGGCGCTCGGCGACGTCACGGTCGGTGTGCACTCGGTGGTCGGGGTGCTTTCGGCCGCCCCCTTCATGCAGCAGTGGGCCGACTGGGTCGAACGCGCATCCTTCCACGGCGACCGGCTCGCCATGATCGCGATGGATGTCGACAACCTGCCCCAGATGAACACCGCGTTCGGCCGCACCTTCGGCGACACCGCCATCCGCTCCGTCGCCCAGATCGTGCGGCACCACGCACCCACCACAGCACTGCTCGGTCACACCGGCGCAGGCCGCTTCGTCATCGTGGTGGTCACGCAGAGCGCCGTCGACGCCGAGCAGCTCGCCATCCGTCTGCAGACCGCCCTGGTCGACGAGCCGATCGACCCGCAGCAGTCGCTGCGGGCGACGGCCAGCTTCGGGGTCGTCGACACCGAGGGCTACGGCTACGGGCTGCCCGTACTGCGCCGGGCGCTCGACGACGCCACCCACGCCGCGCGGGAGGCGGGCGGCAACAGCATCGTGGTGGGGCGCGGGGTCACGCAGGCCGGTTCGTAA